From Phycodurus eques isolate BA_2022a chromosome 1, UOR_Pequ_1.1, whole genome shotgun sequence, one genomic window encodes:
- the cbln4 gene encoding LOW QUALITY PROTEIN: cerebellin-4 (The sequence of the model RefSeq protein was modified relative to this genomic sequence to represent the inferred CDS: deleted 1 base in 1 codon), whose translation MRVLGWSVLWALAAALRAQNDTEPVVLEGKCLVVCDSNPAADWRTSNSPLGISVRAANSKVAFSAVRSNNHEPSEMSNKTRIIYFDQVLVNIGNFFTFESVFLSPRKGVYSFNFHVIKVYQSQTIQVNLMLNGRPVISAFAGDKDVTREAATNGVLLYLEKEDKVYLKLEKGNLVGGWQYSTFSGFLVFPL comes from the exons ATGCGGGTGTTGGGCTGGAGCGTGCTGTGGGCTCTGGCTGCGGCCCTGCGAGCCCAGAACGACACGGAGCCCGTCGTGCTGGAGGGCAAGTGTCTGGTGGTGTGCGACTCCAACCCGGCCGCCGACTGGCGGACGTCCAACTCGCCGCTCGGCATCTCGGTGCGCGCCGCCAACTCCAAGGTGGCTTTCTCGGCGGTGAGGAGCAACAACCACGAACCCTCCGAGATGAGCAACAAAACCAGGATCATCTACTTCGACCAG GTTCTCGTAAATATTGGAAACTTCTTCACATTTGAGTCCGTCTTTTTGTCCCCAAGAAAAGGAGTCTACAGTTTTAACTTCCATGTCATTAAAGTGTACCAGAGTCAGACCATACAG GTGAACCTAATGTTAAATGGGAGGCCTGTCATCTCAGCC TTCGCGGGGGACAAGGATGTAACCCGCGAGGCTGCCACAAACGGAGTTCTGCTCTATCTGGAAAAGGAGGACAAAGTCTACCTGAAATTGGAGAAGGGCAACCTGGTCGGGGGATGGCAGTACTCGACATTTTCTGGCTTTCTCGTCTTTCCGCTGTGA